GCACCGCGGAAGCCTTCAAGCGGCTGGCGGTACCAGAGCAAGCTGCGGGCGAGGTCTTCTTCCCGCCGGTGTTCTCGGTGGGGCCATTTGTCCGGCGGCCAGACCCCGAGGAAGCCGCCGCGGGCGCGTCGTCGCCATGCTTGGAGTGGCTTGATCGTCAGCCGGTCGGCTCCGTGGTGTACGTCGCCTTCGGGAGCGGCGGAGCACTTTCTGTGGAGCagacggccgagctcgcggccggGCTGGAGGCGAGCGGCCAAAGGTTTCTTTGGGTCGTGCGGATGCCAAGCACCGACGGCGGCCATTGCGGCGCCGGTGGCGACGATCCGTTGGCGTGGCTCCCAGAGGGCTTCTTGGCGAGGACAAGTGGCAGGGGCCTAGCCGTGGCGGCGTGGGCGCCTCAGGTGCGCGTGCTGTGCCACCCCGCGACCGCCGCCTTCGTGTcgcactgcgggtggaactcgACGCTGGAGAGCGTGGTGTGCGGTGTGCCGATGCTCGCGTGGCCGCTGTACGCGGAGCAGGGGATGAACGCCGTTATCCTGGAAGAGAAGCTCGGGGTGGCGCTGCGGGTGCCGGCGGCACGAGAGGACGATCGATGCTTGGTGACGCGCCACGAGATTGCCACCGCCGTGAAGGAACTCGTGGAGGAGGGCCAAAAGTTGCGGCGCCGGGCCGAGAGCCTGCAGAAAGCGGCAGCAGGTGCGTGGTCACCAGAGGGGCCGTCGCGCCGGGCGCTCGAGGAGGTCGCCGTCAAGTTGAAGGTGGCGCTTGGCATAGAGAGTGGATTCTCTGACATGAAGAAAGAAAGTCATCTAAACTACGGTGCAAACTAGTGTAAAACAGAGAAGAAAAGTCACGGATACTTTAGCAAACATTGTATTATCTACTTAAATAGATAATGTACACAATTACTGTTAATATAAATAaatttaaaattaattttattgcatcataattttgtttgtatgtaatttttGTAAATGTATAGTAGATTTATAATTTGCAAATTAATTCAAGTCATTTTAGTCTTAATCATATGGAAGTGAAGGAGGGAAGTTAGGAAATTGTAGCTTAGGTGACTTCCCTCCTTCAAGTTAGAGGATCCACCTCCAACAATTGCATGAGTGAATAGTATAAAACCATCACATTTGCGTCAtgcattttattttgaaaattgcTAGATGTACGTAGCCTGAATTTTGAATTTGGGTCAGTTAATTTCTTAATCATTGATTCTTACTCTGAGATATGTGCTGTGATTTTTTCTGGACTGTTTTGTGAGCTGGGTTGTGCTGCTTTTATTTTGACTTTTTTTAATTTGCTGCTGGCTGAAGCCCATTACCTGTACTGTCCAGTCCATCCCACTTTCCCTTTGTTATTGTTTCGCTTTTTTGGCTTTTATgcgttctttttcttttgttatgTGTTTTCTTTTGTACGTATTTCTGGGACGTGGGTTGAGTCTAAATGTACACACACAAATACTATGTAATATGTCTGAAAACTACAGTATTATTTAATTGTTTGCATACTACAAAAGTGTAATTTCAGTGCAAAGTTGGGTGCTAGTTTCTTTGAACTTTTTTCATTATCTTTATTCTTTAAGGGTAATATCAGTGCCACTAATTAATTCCGACTTAGGAAACTTCTTTATGTGAAAACTGCACTATATGATTATCCTTGCGTATTATAAAAATGGGCATTTTTTTGTATATTATGTGCAAAAAAATCACCGTTTGATTTTTAAAAAGTTATTTCCTCTTAAATgctaataccaatgccactaattcattcttctttcaaaatcttcatttttttgtttttattttattctttATTCTTAAAGGGCAATAGCAATGCcattaattcattctttcttagacaACTTCAGTATTTtgattattttgcttttatttcattttatttcttcttaatggtaataccaatgccactaatccaTTCCTACTTAAGAAACTTCTTATCGCAAATATTCCACTATTATATGATTATTCTTGTATATTATAAAATAGCACAATTTTTGTGTAACTTCTATGCAAATTTTGTCATTGTTTGTTTTAGTTTTCATTATCTTTCTTCTGCAAGGGTAATactaatgccactaattcattcttccctAGCAAACTTCAATTTTTTGTTTTTAGGTTTTTTTTACTATTAGtatgggttgggggggggggggggcagagaaaGTACAAGGTGGCTCGGCCTTTGGAATATATACTCACTAATTTTTATGCAATGTGTGTGTAATTCATACCGTTGTCTAAAAATCCACTACTATATGCTTATTTTTGCATATTATGAAACAATGTAATTTCTATACCGATTGTGTGCAATTTTGTATCATTATTTCCTCTTTCTGTCCGCTCTTCCCGGCATGTACAGATCCGATTGGGCTTATAGTTTAATTGGTTGAAACATACCGCTCATAACAGTGATATTGTCGGTTCGAGCCCTACTAAGCCCATCTGACCTGCTTAATCAATGACTCCGGTAGTCACCTGAACCGCTCTCTCGGATAGCCCACTGCCTCTCTTCTGGATGTGAAAGAAGATTCGATCAACATACAAGGTTTGCCTTCTTGTGAGAAGGAGGGTTCTGAATTGTGTTCTCAGTGCAAAGGGAGTCTTTGAGAAGGTTTCATTTTTCTGAAGAGAGAGAAGATCAGTAGAGCTGTCCGGCAGCTGTTCtgtgttttattttttctttcttatttcagGTATTACCAATGCccttaattcattctttcttagaacaAATTATGTTTTGTTTTTAGTTTTGTATTAGCTTTGGCTTAAATTTGCGTTTAGTGAGCGCGGATGCATATTTCCTTTCCATTTATTGAGCAAAGTTTAGTTGTGAATGGCATGTACGTGTAACCCATATATGTATGACATGCCCAGGAAATAGCATGCACACGATGCCAAAATGGTGGGTCCTTTCATCCTCCTAAATCGATGAATGGGTACATGATGAAAAGAAGCAACAAACATGCATGCACTCCATATTTTGGATTTgtattttttcttttgtttatgtTCATTTCTTTTAGTTTTATGTTACTTTGGTGTGACACTAGTTACTGTTGTGATCTCTTCGTTCTAAATTACTTGTCTAGATACatttgtatctagacaaatctaaaacaagTAATTTGAACGGAGATTGTATTAGCAACTAAAGTATAATTCATTTTATAATGGCCTACTATGCTATTAAAAATATAATCCTATGCAAAATTACCGTAGGCTTAAACTGTGCATTTTATATGTATGTGACAtgcatgcatagtcctatcaatTGATTCAACAAAGCAACTACGGAAAAATCATCCAGCAAAGCTCACGTTAGGAGAGCGCACAAGACGCAATACAAAAAAAGTGACCCAAAGTGAGGATTTAGTCACCTGATCAGTAGCCGATCCCTTTATTTTACCACCACTTTACATTACCGTTACTAAAATCTACTCCTATCTGTTTGCACATAATTTTTGCAATAAACACTATCAACTGGTTTAAAGCGATGTAAACCGATTTTCTGATCGGTTGGGCCCACCTGTAAGCACTGACATGGCATACAACAGTCAACACCGTTTGTTGACTGTTAATTGGTCGTGAGGCCCacccatgacatgtggggccaggtcGAAGTCCACTCAACTTAGTCAAACTAATCATGTAATTAGCATGAACCCCAAATAAAATTAAGTTAATCATATGACTACATTGTTTGGGCCCACATGGCAGTAGTATATGGGTGGATTAACTAGGCATTAAGCCCTAGGTCACAAGGCGGCGCCCTGCATCTTCCTCGTCGGCCACCCATCCCTAGTCGCCCCACAAACttctcccttcttcttcctcgaatCTGCTCTGCCCCTCTCGTGGAGCCGATATTTGTTCGAACCACTCGTCATCTCGGCCTCCTATGACAGCTTCGACGAGGCCATCCACGCCATTGACGAGCTCACATGTGTTGCCGCTGGGAGTGGCGACCTCCTGCACCCGTGGCACGACCAGGAGAGGAGCTCATGTGCGTGGACAACCATGTCGGCGGTGCTCGTATGAGCTTGGCCATGGTATCTAGATCCTCGATGGTCGACAATGGAGACAAGATCGACGAGGAGTCGATCAACTCCATGTCCGGCAATGGCGGCTCCAAAGCAAACAAGAACAGTGACAAAGTGAAGAAGGGCGGTAAATCAATGATTAGTGATGGGGGAACAAGCGGCACCAACATACCGTCACATCGCAACATCCCCATCCAGTACACGATGCCGACTAGCGCCAACTACGACATGTGGGAAATACAGATGAAGATTATACTCTGAACCCTCAGAGTGTGGCAGACAATCACGAACGATGACGTTAACAAGGAGCGTGACGAAGGTGCCATGGCCGCCATAGCCTAGGCCGTGCCAGTTTTCGTGATGATGACATTTGGGGAGTTTGAGACAACAAAGGTATGTGACAACCTCAAGGAGATGACGATTGGAGAAGACCGCGTCACAAAGGCTCAGGCGCAAGTGCTCAAGCGCCAATATCGCAAGTTGTGGATGGAGAAAACTAAATCAGTgaatgatgacccgcaagtataggggatcaatcatagtcctttcgataagtaaaagtgtcaaacccaatgagaagcagaaggaaatgacaagcggttttcagcaaggtattctctgcaagcacggtaccagatagtttgatagcaagataatttgtaacgagcaacaagtagcaattgtatcaaaggtgcagcaaggtagctcaatcctttttatagcaaaggacaggcAGGAACGGTCTCTTGTATAAGCAAAGTGTTCTCGAGGACACATTACAATTTCATCTATTCACTTTCATCATGTtcatttgattcgcgttcgctactttgataatttgatatgtgggccgaccagtgcttgggtgctgttcttacttgaacaagcctcccacttatgattatcctctctcgcaagcatccgcaactacgaaaaaagaattaagataaatctaaccataacatgaaacatatggatccaaatcagcccttatgaaatagcgcataaactaggctttaagcttctcttactctagcaacccatcatctacttattacactacaaaaaaagacacatccgtgacattttgggccgaacgaatttttttctgtcatacatatgacacttctatgacgataattgtgacaaaccccggtatcatcatagatgtggtgggctcctacttctatgacaaaaaatcatgacagaaaatgggcttttcgtcctgggtgggccggagacgcagctgcatgacattctttgggccgtccatgacgaaaaaaaaccatggtagaagcgagggcgaggaaaatttcggggagttcccggttacggtgggaggttgggggccgagcgatacgcgtttctctcgtacacgtacgcgcgtgtgtgcgaggctttggctctaactgaacccgagcgaggcgttgggctctaactgaacccgagcgaggtgttgggctctaactgaacccgagtgattgcactgcaggctacgcgttactgaacccgagcgaccgatcgatggctgttaactgaacccgatcgagcgattccttcgctactgctgctaactgaagccgatcgatgctgcctctagatgaacagtgagcgttgcgggggggggggttggatgaacagttcccggtgggggtggatgaacaggaccccgtggtgttgcctctggatgaacagaaccccgatcgatcgagccggttggggctggatgaacaggaccccgtggagcgctggatgaacaggaccaccctgtggagggcaggatgaacagtagacggtggagggcaggatgaacagtagcccgtggaggggtggttgaacaggagcccgtggagagggctggttgaacagtagccggtggagtagcgcgcggtggaggctggatgaacaggagcccgtggatgaacagtcgcaggtggaggctggaggaggtcgacggtggatgaacagtagctcgtggaggctggagggggtcgacggtggagatgaacagtatcccgtggagtcccgttttgcggtacgccacacccctcccgatgaacaggacccccgtttcgaccgtagcgctccaacacaagtccgtttcctccgttttgcggtacgccacacccctcccgatgaacaggacccccgtttcgaccgtaggaggtccgtttcctccgttttgcggtacgccagacccctcccgatcaacaggaccccgttccgaacgtaggaggtccgtttcctccgttgtgcggtacgccaggcctcgtttccatcgcctgttccgtccaagccctcccgatgaacacgaccacgcattccgttccgacccagccggttggctcccacgcgttccgttgcctcccgatgaacacgacgcattccgttgcctccccatgaacacgacgcattccgttgcctccccatgaacacgacgcattccgttgcctccccatgaacacgacgacgacgctgtttctccgttccgacccagccatgtacacgagccctcgccgtacgtatgcgcgagtaggcgttcgagaccccgcccgtatgtacacatacgtggccgtattttctttcttgcaccctggccgctgtacgtacgtgtacatgctacgtgcgcgcctctactacgacaagtgcgcgcctctactacgacacgtgcgcgcctctacatcgaccagtatgtacgtacacgttcgcaactagaataacaacgctacgtacgcttcgaccaggtgggtcccgactgtcaggcacttccttgcctgcgaagatgtagctggtgggtcccagcagtcagggggcgaatcgttttttttgcccggacgcacttccttgcgtgcgaagatgtagctggtgggtcccagcagtcagggggaaacgtttttttcgcgaaatacagtggcccgtccggtgggtcccagctgtcaggtggaggaatcattattttccgcgtaataaggaggcacttccttgctgcggccgtggacccagctgtcagcctctccacgtacagtccacgtccgatggaagtcgttccttgaccacgttgaccacgccgcgccgagagcaccagggcggtggacgacggcgaggcctaggaaggggacgacacggaggcagggaagactcggcagttgtttcccacgcggaggggagtacgactgtacgagggtttactggttcgtctgccgtcgccggagaataacagcaggtgtgggtgagtagagggatggctaggccagcgatgggagtacggtcgggcggtgaggcctgcgcggcagcacagccggccgcgaggaggagggagcaggcagtcccgccggcgcttgtttgagcggctggagcaggaagagcagagattgaagaagcacgacggccgttggatggacatccaacagtcagtgattgtgcgtcaatctttttttaggaaagcctcaaatctgtggaaaacagcatacagcgcatctgccattatttctaataatttataccccacttgctaattcttaaggtttttttggaccccatattctttttgttagcattacagcccatattgtggcaacggttaaaaaattatatgaaaatttgcatatttcggtgcggtctgaaccgtttttaatcccaaaatttcgactcacattcaaactgatttttaaaataaatgtatatcaatataaaatccaacaaattctccatgaataaaaattaatgtaatttaaaatcttgaaatgaaaaaaaagatatttgaaattaattgccggtttgatgtgttttaaaaatgtacaacccatttctcattactaatgggccattttctcggccagccgaatgaaagctctcctcgtcttgaaagatttgcagcccaacaggcctgacaaagtgacttacttggcaaatcacaaaaaaactgggttgtggccgtggacccaactgtcaccctctccacgtacagtactcttccgatggaagtcgttccttgatcacgttgaccatgccgcgcggagagcaccatggcggtggacgacggcgaggcctaggaaggggacgacgcggcagtggaagcccgcgcggagaggactacgagggttcactggttcggctgcggtgtgaggctaccgtcgccgcagagcctggccagcggtgagaatagtaggggcggtgaggcctctgcagtagcacagccggccacggaaggcaggagcatgcggcacgatcggcgctgctttgggcggctggagcaagaagaccagaggttgaagaagcactacggccgttggatggacatcgtacggtcactggagctagaatcgttcatattgactaagttgacaaagcccttcgtccccgtcaacttagtaggcccacaagttagcctcccagcaaggtgggtcctagctagctgggggggggtattcatttttttgtgcataataaggaggcacttNNNNNNNNNNNNNNNNNNNNNNNNNNNNNNNNNNNNNNNNNNNNNNNNNNNNNNNNNNNNNNNNNNNNNNNNNNNNNNNNNNNNNNNNNNNNNNNNNNNNNNNNNNNNNNNNNNNNNNNNNNNNNNNNNNNNNNNNNNNNNNNNNNNNNNNNNNNNNNNNNNNNNNNNNNNNNNNNNNNNNNNNNNNNNNNNNNNNNNNNNNNNNNNNNNNNNNNNNNNNNNNNNNNNNNNNNNNNNNNNNNNNNNNNNNNNNNNNNNNNNNNNNNNNNNNNNNNNNNNNNNNNNNNNNNNNNNNNNNNNNNNNNNNNNNNNNNNNNNNNNNNNNNNNNNNNNNNNNNNNNNNNNNNNNNNNNNNNNNNNNNNNNNNNNNNNNNNNNNNNNNtttttcgcaaaatactggtggcccgtctggtgggtccccgctgtcaggtggaggaataattattttgcacgtaataaggaggcacttccttgctgcggccgtggacccagctgtcagcctcttcacgtacagtccatgtccgatggaagccgttccttgaccatgttgaccacgccgcgccgagagcaccagggcggtggacgacggtgaggcctaggaaggagacgacgcggagccggggaagacgctgcagtggatgcccacgcgtagaggagtacgagggttcactggttcgctacggtgtgaggctgccgtcgccgcagaataacagggggtgtgggtgagtagaggaatggcctgaccaacggtgggagtagtagggggcggtgaggccttcgccgcatcgcaaccggccatgggaggcaggagcatgaggcacgaccggcgctggtttgggcggctggagcaagaagaccagaggttgaagaagcactacggctgttggatggacatcgtacggtcactggagctagaatcgtgcatattgactaagttgacaaagccctccgtccccgtcaacttagtaggcccacaagtcagcctgccactaaggtgggtcccagctagcagggggtattcatttttttgtgcgtaataaggaggcacttccggtgggtccgagctgacagtagggggaacattttttcacgaaatacgtggcccgtcgggtgggtcccagctgtcaggggcaaacattttttcgcgatataccggtgggcgtccggtgggtccctgctgtgaggtggaggaataattattttccgcgtaataaggagccacttccttgcggctgccgtggacccagctgtcaggctctccatgtacagtattcttccgacggaatttggtcattgaccacattgaccacgccgcgccgacagcaccacggcggtggacgacggcgaggcctaggaaggggatgacgcggagccagggaagatgcggcagtggatgcccacgcggagaggagtatgagggttcactggttcggctgcgctgccgtggccgtagaataacaggggctgtgggtgagtggagtggagggatggcctggccagcggtgggagtagtatgggggcggtgaggcctctgcggcagcacagccggccacgagaggcaggagcaggcggcacgaccagcgctgctttgggcggctggagcaagaagaccagaggttgaagaagcactacggccgttggatggacatcgtacggtcagttgagctagaatcgtgcatattgactaagttgacaaagccattcgtccccgtcaacttagtaggcccactatactgggtcccagctagcagggggagtattcatttttttgtgcgtaataaggaggcacttcctttgcgtgcgaagatataactggtgggtccgagctatcagcggcggtaacgtttttttcgtgaaatacagaggccgtttcgatgtgtcgcagatgtcaggtggaggaaatcattattttgcgcgtaataaggaggcctttccttgcgtgcggccgtggacctagctatcagcctctccacgtacagtccacttcagatgcatgccgATCGTTGACCACGCTggccacgccacgccgagagcaccagggcgatggacgacggtgaggcctaggaagggaacgacacggaggcagggaagactcggccgttgtttttgtttcccacgcggaggggagtatgattgtacgagggtttactggttcgtctgccgtcgccggagaataacaacaggtgcgggtgagtagagggatggctaggccagcgatgggagtacggtggggcggtgaggcctgcgcggcagcatagccgaccgcggggaggagggagcaggcagtcccgccggtgcttgtttgagcggctggagcaggaagagcagagattgaagaagcacgacggccgttggatggacatccaacagtatacatgccatatgtggaaagcctcaaatctgtggaaaacagcatacaacccatctgccattatttcaaataatttacagcccatttgctaattcttacgggtttttttggaacccatattctttatgttagcattacagcccatattgtggccacggttaaaaaattatacgaaattttgcatatgtcggtgcgatctgaactgtttttaatcccgaaatttcaaggcacattcagactgattttaaaaataaatgtatatcaatataaaatccaataaattgtctacgcataaaaatcaatgcaatttaaaatctcggaatgaaaaaaaaagatatttgaaaataattgccagtttgatgtgttttaaaaatgtacaacccatttctcattactgataggccattttctcggcgagccaaatgaagctctcctcgtcttgaaagatttgcagcccagtaggcctgataaag
The window above is part of the Triticum aestivum cultivar Chinese Spring chromosome 2A, IWGSC CS RefSeq v2.1, whole genome shotgun sequence genome. Proteins encoded here:
- the LOC123184873 gene encoding hydroquinone glucosyltransferase, producing the protein MESFTNTAGSASAPASASAPPKAPPRPHVVLLASPGAGHLIPMAELARRLVELGFSATIVTFTNLSAPVDADRLTPCLPASVAVAALPAVQMDDLPANVHEGRVLAELARRSLPNIRALLRSVYSTTLLAAVVPDFLCPMALPIAAELGVPGYLFFPSNLAMVALTRHIVELHDGAAPGEYRDVAVPLELPGGVSLCGADMPDAFRASFTNPRYAKLVELVRSYRLADGIPVNTFYEMELGTAEAFKRLAVPEQAAGEVFFPPVFSVGPFVRRPDPEEAAAGASSPCLEWLDRQPVGSVVYVAFGSGGALSVEQTAELAAGLEASGQRFLWVVRMPSTDGGHCGAGGDDPLAWLPEGFLARTSGRGLAVAAWAPQVRVLCHPATAAFVSHCGWNSTLESVVCGVPMLAWPLYAEQGMNAVILEEKLGVALRVPAAREDDRCLVTRHEIATAVKELVEEGQKLRRRAESLQKAAAGAWSPEGPSRRALEEVAVKLKVALGIESGFSDMKKESHLNYGAN